The nucleotide window AGGACTGGGTGGGGggcaggagagaagaaagagggcaTTCCCTCTCCAGGATGAGAGACGAACCTTAGGGAGTCAAATTCCCTCCCtataaaagagaaagggggagccCGAGAAAGAAatttgggggaggaggaaaaggaagataaggattGTAACTAGGAGACTGGAGGGGGAAGTGGGGAAGGGTTAAGGGCAGATACACAAAGCTGTGGCATAAACCGTGGGTCCGGAGCAGGGAAGTACTGTGAGGGAAGAAAGTGGGGAGAGGGATAGGTCATGTCCCCAAATAGAGCCTCCAAGAAAAGTAAAGTCCTCAAGAAATACCTGGATCTCTGAGAGAGTTTTCCTTTGGAGGGTTtctagattttgagctggaagaaaccCTGGATCTGATTTgaatctcattttataggaaatCGAGGCTTGCCTAACGGGAATACTGCTAAATAAGGAGCAGAGTTGGGATTAGAACTCAAGGCTCTTGGAATGTATTTCCAATGATGATTTCATGTGAATCTTCCTAGGTCTGTAAGTGTCCTTCATTGCACCTGTCTtacttcctcctctttttgtttagGTTACTTCCAGGTCTAGATTTCAGAAATGTCTGCCAGCATGGTGAAGGTGGATGGGATGCAGGTGATGGAAGGGGACTCCCAACCAACCCAAATCAATATACACATCCACCAGGAGTCAGCTCTGACGAAGCTCCTTGAGACTGGGTGTTCCTTCTTGAAACCTAGGATTTATTCCCAGAGCAAAAGGGTGCTCCAGGCACAGCTGGCACTTGGGGTAAGAGTGGGTTCAAAGGGGTATTTGTGGGAGATGATAAGAATTGGGAAGAGAGGCATAGCTTTCCATTCCTATGAAGTtgcaaagagaaaatggaagaaaaccaGAATAGAAACTTCCTTGGATATACTCCAGTCTAatccctcatctctctcttttacaTGGGAGGAAAGtaagagggaaagtgacttttcCTTGTTCAAGTTCTCTCATCCAGGAAATGGGAGGGATTTTGTGTTAGATGTGAGAAAAACTGAATTGACCTCAAGCTCCCTGGCCTTAACAGATAGGTTGTAGAATCTTCTTTCCTCAGAGATTAAGAGCAGGACTGACCTCTGATCTTAGGTAAGGAGTTGAGATTGTCCCTGGAGGTTTTTGTCAGAATAGCCATCAGTTTAGCTGCTCCTTGGACAGGGATTGAGTTGCTATCCTACATTACAGGTGTCATTGATATTGCTGGGAGTCTCAAGCTGCTCTCTTGGGATAATACTGTATTTTGGGCCTTGGATTCCCCTGCGGACCACAGGTTGTGCCTTTTGGGCAGGGGCTGTGGTGAGTAGGGAAGGGTATTTGGGGAGAGAGGGTCTTTGAGGGAACTATGAGGGGTGAGGAGGGGGCTGAGGGatgtgagggagagaaaagggggcaCATAGATATGGGGCATATGAAGAAGAGGTCTTTTAAGTGATGCAAAAGCCAGCTCgcttcctgttttcttttttatgtggAGTTGTTGCAAGGGGAGTAGAGGTAAGAGGCTGGAGGTGGGGATTGGAATGGCAGAGGATGGAATTGGGAGTATTTGGATCCCAGGCTCTGTGACTggcttccttccccctttctcagATTTTCCCCCTGCTCTCTGGGCTTGGTTGAGCTGGGACTCTGAAGGGAAGTGGGAACCTTctctaatctttctttttcttaggcCGTCTTGGCTGGGGCCGTGGCCATCATCTATGAAAAACGTCAGAACAACTGCTGGGTAAGAGTGGGgacttttctgtttctgtttgggtttttctacctctttttatCCTCCCTCTAGTTCCTCCTCTCCTATCTCTCCTGGCTTCCTCCCCCTCCTTGTTCTATATTCCCTGGCTCTGAAGGCCTTCAGTCAGAGGGGGAATCTGGGGTCCAGCTGCTGGGCTTTGCTTGGCTAGCATCAGCGAGGAAGGATTAGGATTAGGGACACTGCCGTGGCTGGATGTGACCTGCTCTCCTCTGCTCCTTCCTCCTCTAGGGTGGTGTGGCTGCCCTGCTTGCCCTGATCAGCATCTCCACGGCCCTTGCTGCTGTCGTCCTCTGTTCGTATAGCTTTGCAGACACCCCTTTTTTTTTCAACGACATGAGAAGGATCTGTGAGCGGATGCCAGTAGAAACCCCCACCTATAGCTGGCATTATAATAATGTGAAAGCTGAAGACTGTGAGAGGACTTTGGACATCATGTTGGTGAGAAGCCAGTTCTAGGGTGCTAGAGGATAGGAGAGAAAGAGGTTCAAAGGTACTTTTcttcatttacttctccagtcgTACAAGACTGACCCTGGAGTGTAAATGAGGGCATCCCTGGAGCTCAACATGGTTCAGCCTTGGATTGAAGGGACTGTCCAAATACCGAGGTGTTGAGGCTGCACACAGCCTGGTATTGAAAAGGCAGGAATTTAAGAGATTAAAGCAATCTTTACTCTCTGGAGAAAGAAGCTGGAATGTTCTGttcttcattcccttccctcAGATAGAGCAGCATATCGAGGGTGATAATAATGACTGATGGTGAAGCTGGAGAAGTTAACTGTAGTTACAGTGTTTGGGGGGAATGATGGCTAATAAGAATAACTGTGATAATGACAAGGACACGGTCACTGATGAAGAGGGTGCCGGCAGCTTCCTaaactcttcctcttctccttcttcagCAATTGTTCCAGGGAATCCAGGCCATGCTGTTGGCCATCTGTGCCATGATGCTTCTTATGTCTCTGGCCTCCCTGGGTGTGGGTCTCCGTCACATGTGCTGCCAGAACTCTGAATTCCAGGTGAATGATGGGGCAAGGTTATTTAGGAGGGGGGACACCCTGACTTTAGCTCCTCATGCAGCTCCCTTCCCAGTGACTGATCCTGGACTGCACCCTCTTCCCTTGATCTGAGGGATGAACTCCTCTTGTCTTTTGCTCCCTTTTTGCTATATCCTGGGAGCTAACCTCTCTTTCTGTTCTTAGGCTGAGGAAGCGTCTGAATGGAAGCTGCTGGGAGGAGAATCACTTCCTCCCTCACCATACAAGGAGAAATCCAGTGGGACCATTAATATGTGAGCTGGGGTTCTGTCTGGAGCAGGAACATTTATTCCAGAGACTCCTGCCATTTCCCAGCTGGAGAGTCCCCAGGCCCTGGAGGCATCTGGCTGCCCTGAAGGTTCTCTGGGCCAGGATGGAGCATCATCGCTGAGAACCCTCTTCCTTACCCAACACTTTACCTTTATCTCCAGTTCTGCTcagcctctccccacccccatttctcATTCACTGCTCACCTCTCACTTTCTCCTTGAAAGGGAGTTCCATCTATTCCACTCCTAGATATCCCCCTGATACCCGGCAGTCCTTTGTCCTGAGGCTAATctcaaataataaatgctttgaaTTCAGAGGATGAGTTCTCCCACTCCCTCCAACTCTTCCTTTCTGGGctagaggaaggggaggaggttGGTGTTTCCTCAGAGCAAGTGAAATAGAGTTTGTGAAGCCCTGGGGGAAGACCAGTTCTAGTCCCTGTAGCTGCAGGGGTTGGGGGGAACCTGACTCCCACCCAGAGTGTCACTGGCTTGACCCACTGGTAGTGGTATGATCTGGCAGCGCTACTGGAGTGGAGAGGGGCTTGGTGGTGACTGGAGGAAGGAGTCACCCTTTTTGCTTTATAGCTCAGAGTTCTGATCCTCCATGCGGGGTGGGCATGAATCAGgaaagcattcttttcttttccaatggaTTCTCCTCtgcatcatttattttgtatggaCTGCCTTGTGGTGGGAGGGAAGCATGTGAGGGCTGGCTTTCTGAAatcttttagatttattttctttaaaagactgcatCTCCCTAGCTTCCCCTAGGCTGGAAGTATAGGACTTATTCATGGGCCCAGGCCCATTCATATTTGCCACAGGAATGGCAAATTAGTTAAGTTCTCCCCTCTTTAGACAACCTGATGCTCCACCACTCCCAGGAGCTTTCCATAATAATATCAAAGTAGGTGCACAGCCTACTGTGGCTTAGAACTCCTGAGCTCCGGAGGTCTCCTAGCCTCGGTGGTTCACTGAGATGTCCAACTGGGCTTTGCCTTCACAAGAGAGATCAATCCTAAAGCAAtagaatggaaatgaaaaaatatgtttttcttaatattctctcaaattgatataaaaaattaGTGTAACAAGAACCATCACATATGGAACAAGAACCAAACAAAAATGCAGataaaaaaagtcaaacaaagcagcggctgggtggctcagtggattaagagccaggtctagaggtgggaggtcctaggttcaaatctgaccacagacacatcctggctgtgtgaccctgggcaagtcacttatccccccattgcctacccttaccactcttctgccttggaactaataatacacagtattgattctaagagggaaggtaagggtctaaaaaaatcagaatttttttttttatctcacttAGGAAAATTGGTCCTATATTCTTCTGAGCCTCTAACTCACCAATATTATGGCTATATTTTGGAGAACACCTtcttagttttcattttcttttttaatcaagtgAGTTGTTTCTGCTCTATTCTCTCTAATGTCATCTTAGTATCCAGTTGGGGCAGCGGACAGAGGACTAgatctggggtcaagaagacctgggttcagatgctACCTCAGagacttaccagctatgtgaccgtAGGCAGGTCACTTATCTTCtgcccacctcagtttcctcacttgtaaaatgaggacctATCTCCTGGGGTTGGAGTGAAGATTAAATGCGATAATCAATGTATAACCCaacacagtgactggcatatGGTAAGCATTATGAAAACATTAGCTGTTATTACAATAGTCCTACAAcaattcaaaagtatttattaggcacctgctgtgAGGATCTCTGGGATTCTTTGCCGGAGCAAGGTTGGTTCTATCTCCCTCTCTGGGTTCCCTTAAAGGATTGAGGGTCTCTTCTCTGTGCCACTCCAGCGTCCCACCTCCCCTGATAGGTGCCCCTCATTGGGAGATGTCAGTGAATAGCACCCCAGTCCCATTTAGCTACTTCACATCAATTAATTTCTGTAAAGGCATTTACTTCAAAGATGTCTGAAGATTTCGCTCCGGCTCCTGGTGGGCACAGGCTCCCCTATTCTGCCTCAGACATGAAGAGAGTGGGCTCCGATTTAGCTCAGTCATTCGTGTCCAAATGAAGTAGTGCTACCAGTATAGTCCCAGCTCCCACCAGGCTCTCAAAGTCTCTGGACAACCAGCGTCACTCCTTATTCCTTGGGGCATGGATGCTGAGCTGACTGCAGTAACAGAATGCTTTCCCTTCAACTATAACCCAAAGAACAAATGTCAAGAGAGGCAAAAATGTCAAGCCTGGATTCACAAGGCTTCAGCATAGTCCTAGAGGAGAAGGTTGAAGGTCTCTTCCCTTTCAGTATTCTCTCTTGTGACACCAGGAGCAGTGGGGGCAAAGATCCACCAGGACTGAGCAGCCAAAGGAATTGCTGAGGCTCTCACTTGCTAgtgtcttaccttctgtcttggaataggTACTgtaatgcaagatttcttgcatttgcaatattaccctaggcaatcctgacAGCAGAATGGAATTCTGGCCTTGCAGGTGCTACCCATGTGCCCACAttggccagagttccattctgctaactgacaggattgcctagggtaatattgcaaatgcaagaaatcttgcattacagtattaagtattgattccaaggcagaagagcagtaaggtctaggcaatggggattaagtgacttgcccaggttcacacagctaggaagtgtttgagaccacatttgaacccaggtcctcccagcttcaggcctggctctcttatcattttgctacctagctgcctcgaTCCCCCAAATCTTAATTAATCTATCTAAGTCACATAGAGAGTAGAGAAGCTAAAAATAAGCTCAGATCTCCTGTGTCCCAGGTAGGTGTTCTTTTCATCATAATAGTGTCTCTAACAAGTGTATGATTCATTTCATGGGATCCTCAGAGTCTTATATAAAAGCTATTTCCAGGGACATCTCTTCAAGTGTCTAATTCCACTCTCTGCCCTTCACCCACTAATCAAGCACTTACCTCATATGCCTACCAGGCTCTATTTTCAGTGTAATGCATTCTTTACTATCCCACAACTTGCATTCAAAGGGTCTCTTGGAATAGAGTCACTGCAGATTCAAGGTATTCTAACTATAGCTTACAACCTTCTCTCtcaccaaatatatatatatatatatatatatgtttcaggAGATAACCAGAGGATAGAGTTAGCTTTGAGGAAAGACAATTACTGGAGTAGCATTACATTTGAAAAATGTCCTCCAAATTCAGAACACACGCCCTCGTAAACATATACATccaaatggggaaaatgaataGATATGGAGCTATATTCATGTCTCACATAGACACCTCAGAACTCTGGTACTTCAGAACCTTTGACATTGTCTCCCAATATCCTTGTGCCTTTCCTCTCTGGGATTGATATGTCTTCTGGGTTGACCATGTGGCTCCTCTGCTTAACTTTAGCCTCCACCACCTTCCGTTTCTGATTCAGTTGAACTTCATGTCTAGGAATCTACCATGTTCTTTTAAGTAGAACCCAAATCCTCACTAAAGGACAAGCAGGAAGCCTTCCTAGTTCTATTCCTTTGGGGTCTCAGCATCACTCCCAATCTAGGCACAATGCTTCCTCTCTTCTAAACAACTTCatagaaggcttgggttcaaaagCAATGTCCTCCCAGTCCCTTGAAACTTCACTCTCTAAGGTCATCAGTGGCTTTTGCTCAGTTCCCTCTTTCTTAATTGCTAAATAGCATTTGACTCTAAAATCCACTACATCTAGTCTTCCCTCTCTTTATCTTcttccttggtgatctcatccatTCCCAGAACTTCAATTTGCTTGTCTATGTGGATGCCTTATAAACTTCTAGCTCTTGTCCTGACTCAAACTCTAGTCTAGCATTTTGGATCACTATTGACCACCTCCTAGGGAATGTCCCACTGGTTCTTCAAGCTCAAACGTCTATAATTGGAAGACTTCTCCCTACTCTTCTGATCTCCTTCATTCTGTCCCTatttttgacttctttttctctatcAATTATAAGCCTGCAAGTCTAGGCTGGACATATTATAGAAGgcttaaatacatttatatttcatcctaggTGTCAGAAGGTGTCTAGAATTTCTTAAACAggggagtgatgtggtcagacttgAACATTAGAAATATCTAGCAGCTGGGGGGAAAacagattggagtggggagagatttgacaCAGGGAGGTCAATGAAGATAGTGCCATAGTttaggtgagaagtgatgaggacTTGAACATGAGTAGTGATTGTATTAGCAGAGAAAACACAGATGCAAAGTGCTAGTTATGTTGTGGAGCAGATTTCACAAAACCTGGCAATTTCTTGGATGTGGGAGTTAGGGAGAGTGAAGACTTAAGGATGCCCCCAAGGTTGTATACCTGGGCAACTAGAAGGAAATTCTGCCCTCAATAGAACTATATAAATTGGGAAATTAGAaagagtggatttttttttttttgtggggtggAGGTAAGACAATGAAGTTCTGGTTTATATCAGAGTTTAAGATGCTTTGTGGATGGGACCTTTAGTAAGATAAGTCGAATAGATACTTGGAGATACAATACTGGAACTCTATAGAGACACTGgagatggatatatagatctgaatATCATCTATATAGATATGATCATTGAACTCAAgttgtagaaagaaaataattggtCAGAATATATTTCTATTGTACACTCAtacacagtggataaaatatagataatgatCTAGCAAAAAGACTGAGAGAAATCAGCTAGAGAAGTAGGAGAAGAAACGGGTGTTTTAAAAaactgagagaagagaaagtttgcAAGAGGAGCAGGGAAATCaaaattgttaattaattaattgttaaatGCTAGAGAGAGgtaaagaaggatgaggactgagcaAAGATTGTTAGATTTCAGAATTAAGAGACCGTTAGCAATCCTGGTGCTCTTTCCAGTTTCATTTGAGTGAAGAGATCAGAAACCAGATTTTCAGGGGTGGAGTAAGTGAGAGGAATGGAAGTGAAAGGCAACAAACATAAACAACTTTCCCCCCCAGGAATTTGGctgtgaaagggaagaaaaatatggaatggTAGCTTGAGAATCTTGTAGGGCcaataaaggatttttaaaatgaaggagatttgtgtgtgtttgttggCAGTAAGGAAGAACCTTATATAGGGAGAGATGGAAAATCAGAGAAACACAACTAAAAATATtaagttgaaactatcaataatttgagcaaagtagcaggatataaaataaactaacataaatcatcaccaacaatgtcctgcaagaagaaatagtaagaggtaacttatttaaaataattctagatagaataaaatacctaggagtatatcttccaaaacaaatacagaaactaCATGAATGttattataaaacatattttatacaaataaagtcagatgtaaataattggagaaatattaattattcattggTGCgcaaagccaatataattaaaatgacaatcctacaaaaactaatatatttatttaatgccatCCTAACTAAATTACCAAAAGTtattttactgaactagaaaaagtGATAACAAaagtcatttggaaaaacaaaggtcaagaatatcaaaggaaataatgaaaaaaatgttaaagaaggaGGTCTGACTGTACtagattttaaatggtattataaagcaataattaccAAAAGTATCTGGTAATGGCtaacaaatagaaaagtagatcaatggagcagaacagacatacaacaaacaatcataaaagattatagtaaccttgtctTAATCAAAAAGTAAAAATCCAGGTTTTTGGAATAAACATTCGCTATTTggtaaaaactgttgggaaaattggaaagaagtttggcagaaactaaatatAGACTAATTAATATTTTACACCACTTACAAAGGttagataaaaatggaaaaataatctagGTATAATAGGAGATATTATAAACAattagaacaaataaaatatgaCCTGTCAGATTCAAAGTTAGAAGAAGAATTTGTGAATAAACAAGAGAcagcattataaaatataaagtagataatttaaaatatattacaatgagatgtttttgtacaaataaaactaatgtagccaagattagaaggaaagtaataaattggGAAACAAATTTATAGATAGTTTCTGAAATGAAGTTCTCAAATCTAAAAttgagaactttgtcaaatatataagaatataggccaatctccagttgataaatgttcaaagataTACACAAACAGTTTTTGGgtgaagaaaacaaagctataTATTGCcaaataaaattgctttaaatcattattaattagagaaatgcaaatcaaaacaactatgaaatATTATCTTAcacttatcagactggctaaaatgataaaagggcaaggtGATAACGgttggagggaatgtagaaaaatgggaacactaatatattgttggtggaatcGTGAACCATCAAGCCTTTTTGAATAGCAATCTGGAATTTtacccaaagaattataaaactgtgtatgccttttgaaccagtaataccactgattgatggacatcccaaaatgataaaggaaaaagcaaaagaatccATATCTTCTAAAATtgttatagcagctttctttttgtggtggcaaataactggaaactgaagggatgtccatcaattggagaatggctgaacaagttgtggcatatgattgtgatggaacattaTTATGGTATaagaatgacaaacaagatgattacacacacacatacacacacacaaacctagAAAAATTCATATCATCCTAGAAGACACATCACACatataatagaaatctcatgaaggatatatagtggaagatggcatattTTGATCTGCACGaagattccaatagttctttctttgccTATAGATAGAtagtattttcttcatgagtcccttgtggttatcttttGTATAATTAAGATTTGCTCCCCAGAAGTCTAAAtgccagcttcccatgttccctctCATGTTATGAGCTAATgaagggaggatataagttttgtgtagctctgccctctcGCTTTCTTTTCCCTGATCTCAACTGGGAAAATGGGTTTTATtcagacttttacttttgtcctttttatttcttctacttcaagtgattattaataaatcttataaaatataatacttggaattattagatattaattaaattttacattGTTGGTGACCAGAAGTCTGGAGTTATAGGACCCTATCTTCGCTCTAAGTTGTAgagcagtttatttttttaaacccttaccttctgtcttggagtcaatactgtgtattggcttctgaggcagaagagtggtaagggtgggcaatgggggtcaagtgacttgcccagggtcacacagctaggaagtgtctgaggccagatttgaacctaggacctcccgtctctaggcctggctctcaatccactgagccacccagctgcccccatagagCAGTTTTTAAGGACAAATTAGCTTTAGAAGCCTCCCACCATTTCTGCTGTCTGCAAGCTACTGCAGTTCACGCCTTTGCTCCCTTCACTCTCTTTGCTCCCACCATGGCCTCCCtactgctgctgtttgcctgaaAGTCTGAGAACTGTTTGGAAGCACCTTCTTTTTCCTGCTGGAAGGGTGAGATCCAAATCCACTTGGACTACCCCTCCCTACAACCATGTGGGTCTCAAACCTGTGCTAGTCACTTTTAAGAAGGGAAAGCCAGTGAGGAGCAGCCTTTTCATGCTAtccaccccaaccccagcctAGCTAACCTAGGTGGGCTTCCATGCTCCTGGCTGTGGGGATGGGGACAGAGGTGTCATGGGGCCACTGGCTTTAACCCTGAGGGCAAGGGAAGGAAGGTTAATCTTCCAAACATCTAAATTCCTAGACagttgtgttagttaaaatcacctggggttctatttggaaggactgaacctcaatatagtgtttgacaaacttctgtggacctgtgggggtccttaaaactacatttcccgtggtccaacgggtttcatgggtttcctgttttggatgacgtattcaaggtgagggactgttttaagtagggggaagtgacttggagcttcctcttgagttacctgagctcgaggagagaggaagggaaatggctgaggtgaggttggaataggtttttcttacaggcgcatggtcagtttatctctatcagcatggcttttattaaaatactattctcccttttgatcttggccctcatcatttttaatcataacagtttggcgaaccagaaggtcgaaattcgaactctcaatcttccagatagcctaatgatagccatgctttctttttggcctggctcagctcttttgagcacttttttaaaaaaggaaagtggctttccttgccatgcttttgctaaaagcaacagcacgtttttgcctcaggtgggactcagccagccagtccagcccaaaccatcttgggaggtcaggccagctgattctggcttttggctttaaaactaaaatgcctgagcccagccagtgtgtctctgccactgatctccattcctgaATACAAGCCTGCAAGTGTCCCAGACCACTTCTCCGATCCTGCTTCGATGGTGCTAGTGCTGACCTTCCACTACAACCttgagccccaacagcgatgacccccAGCTGCTGCTTTCACtgccacccagtcctgacttgccgagatcttcAGAGACTTCTTGGCTGCTGCTAAACATTTggtacttcccccccccccttcttggtaatggcctgcattctagcccttcatgtgtttctctaaagacctaatttaggcaccccccacaagctctacacgtgagtattttctacaaaactgacctaagctttttctctagccctgagcccatgacccgacaccacgtggacctagcgtttacccttaatcgggCCGCATgacctattcacccccatacctgctcagaactttgaactgagagcaaagactgattataaaaaaaactcttaaactcagcagaactcaatcaaaagaaccttaaattgaacaaggggtgaacttttaaatcttggaactgaatgagttttatttctgttttagagagactgtatcttactgtattttgctaattagttttgtaaattaatcttgcttatttcgttgattttcctgttgcactgaatcattttaagttaatgtagtttgtggctgctagattaattctgtttatgattttattgtaactcccaaataatggaaaataaatattagaactggtaagaggttttgaccagcttgttatctgatactcatattatatttcctaatttatttcaggtttcatttttactgtaatcaacaacaatgctatgttctcgtaccatttgaaagttacacattttaaaagttataaattgccttcattttgttcaactttggagagtttggtgcctgccttgagatttaaattgtaattttatgagaggtcttttaaaaatttactttagatgcttagtacccttctgtataaatgataaggtttttatgtatttattttaaagaattgtggtcttaaaggataagctttatatattttattgtgaagaattgttgtcttatattttttttatatattagtctatgttttagcctcttttatcagaagggtctagaattcttgaggataatttagaccagaagatttttttttaatatcaggtttttatatggaagcagtaacagaatttgttgagaaacccttagccaaggtttaaaagttggaacaagtatatgattttttgaacatcattgtttattgttttaaaatgtgtcattagaaatatggtactctatttgaatgtgcattgtgaatctgctattttgtaaaacccactttctctcacagaaaatctcattttggggtatcaaaacccttctagttctaagctgtatatatagttttgattttttaaaacattttttttatatagagcaattgatttttcctttttctcatcttgtactggaagtacatatataatcattatttatccttttttttgattctacagcgaaataagctcaatgcaaatacctgagcctgagcctgagaatatgggactgtgattaaatgcctctctgattccgaGAAAAaggcacatggtcagagacttgactgagaatctgcatgaattgcaggagttcttTGCCAATACTTGcagggcttgaaaattggggtttgagtcctggagtcccagtcttttct belongs to Gracilinanus agilis isolate LMUSP501 chromosome 5, AgileGrace, whole genome shotgun sequence and includes:
- the TMEM176B gene encoding transmembrane protein 176B; its protein translation is MSASMVKVDGMQVMEGDSQPTQINIHIHQESALTKLLETGCSFLKPRIYSQSKRVLQAQLALGVSLILLGVSSCSLGIILYFGPWIPLRTTGCAFWAGAVAVLAGAVAIIYEKRQNNCWGGVAALLALISISTALAAVVLCSYSFADTPFFFNDMRRICERMPVETPTYSWHYNNVKAEDCERTLDIMLQLFQGIQAMLLAICAMMLLMSLASLGVGLRHMCCQNSEFQAEEASEWKLLGGESLPPSPYKEKSSGTINM